The genome window ctatgatatcaccattttatatcatcctggaaaggccaatatggtcgccgatgccttgagttgaatggcagagagtttgggtagtttagcatatctaccggtagtagagaggccactagccatgaatgttcaggccttagccaactagtttgttagatggatgtttcagagcccagtcaagttcttgcttgcgtggtttctcggtcttctctatatggtTGTTTTAGAgaggatcagtatgatgacccccgtatgattgtccttaaggacatgattcagcacggtgatgccaaagaggtttctattggagatgacggtgtgttgcAGATGCAAGGCCAGTTATGTGTGACCAATGTAGATAGGTTGCGTGAGtttattcttgaagaggcacatagtttgcgatactccattcattcgggtgttGTTAAGATGTATCAGggtttgaggcaacactattggtggaggagaatgaagaaagacatggtggagtatgtagctcggtacctaaattgttagcaggtgaagtatgagcatcagaggccaagCGGTTTGCTTTAGatacttgagattcctgagttgAAATGGGAGCATGGTACCAttgacttcgttgttgggctcccacggactcagaaaaaatttgacgcggtatgggtgattatggacaggttgaccaaatcggctcatttcattccggtggtgactacctattcttcatagcAGCTGGCTAAGGTTTATATTTATGAGATTGTCTGACTTCATGGCATACCCGTATCCATAATCTCTGACTGGTGTACGCAGTTCACATCAtgtttctggagagctgtacaatgTTAACtaggcacacgagttgagttgagtacaacatttcacccccggACGGACGAACAGTTCAAGCGcaccatttagatattggaggatatgctttgtgcatgtgttatggattttggggtgcttgggatcCATTTTTGCCACTTGCAAAGTTTTCCTACAATagcagctaccaatcgagtatttagatggctccttatgaggccctatatgggagacggtgccgttatccagttggttggtttgatccgggagaggataagttattaggcacagatttggttctcgatgccttggagaaagtcaagttgatccaGGATTGGCTTCGTACAGCCCAAACTAGATAGAAGGGCTATGCGGATCGGATGGTttttgatgttgcattcatggttggagagctaGTCTTGCTCctggtttcacccatgaaaggtgtgatgcggtttgggaagaagggaaagttgagccctaggtatatcgagccttttgagatccttgagaggattggtgaggtggcctataagcttgcattgccacctagtttgtctgtggttcatctggtgttccatgctTCTATGATCCtcaagtattatggtgatccgccTCATGTTTTAGACTTTAGCATAGTCCAATTggatgaggatttgacttatattgaggagccaatggctatcTTGGATAaacaggtccggaagttgagatcaaagaaatTACTTCAGCGAAGGTTTAATagaggggtcatctggtcgaggagaagacttgggagaccgagcacgacatgcagagtcgttatcctcatatattcaccacttcaggtatgtccttatgcacgttcgaggacgaacatttttttttaagagggggagaatgtaacgacccgaccagtcgttttgtaTAATTCCACCCTGTTacccctttttatgcttcacacatgtgtgtttatgattttattacTTGCGGGGCTGTGTTAGTTTCGTTCCGGGAGGGTTTCGGGTTGATTAGGACCCTTTGATTTGTGACTTAGAAGATTAAAGTAGAAATGtcgaccaaactttgacttttgtgaaaatgactccGAAAgagtattttgatggctccgatagctttgtatcgtgattttggacttgggcgtatgcctaaaattgattttggaattccgtaggttgatttgtgttattttgccaaaatttggcaatttgaagctgaaaagtttgaccgttggtttacttttagctatcgagctcagAATTTTATtttggaacttggaataggtctgttatgctatttagaaattgtctacaaaatttggtatcatttggagttgatttgataggattcagacgtttagttgtaattctagaagttcttgaaagtTTATTTGAAACTTATGTGTTTTAGTGTTAGTTTCgtagttttagatattatttttgtgttttgatcgagtgagttcatatgatatttttacacttgtgtggatgtttggtttggagccccgagggctcggatgagtttcggaagGTTTTGAACTAAAAAATGAAAATCTGGTGTCTGGACCCTCCAGTGTCACATTTGCAAACAtcagggtcgcaattgcgaccttagAAGGGAACCACAGGTATTGCAATTATGATGtttgggtcgcatttgcgatgttgcTTGGGGCCGGGCTAGGTTCACATTTGAGACGAGATTGTCGCTGTTCCCAAGGGAACATAGTTTGCAATTATGAACCCATCTCCGCATTTGTGAGAAGTTCCCCAAGCCTGTCAGTgccgcaattgcgagattttcttcGTAACTATGAACCCATATCccaattgcgataactgcagctGAACATAAGGGCTGGAAGTTGGGATTTCAtctcatattctctcattttggaATCATAGACTCAGTAGGAGGTGatttggagggaattttcatctacaatctttgggtaagtgattctaatctattaccaatcatattccatcaatatatattagatttttacatcaaaatcatgtaaatcaaagtgaaaatttgtgaaaccttgtcatgtttttgaaaaatagGAATTTGATTTTTGAGAGTAGATTTGGTCTCGGATTtttaaactaatcacatatatgaactcgtggggtcatgggtagtcagaatttaccattggacccgagttttgaccgggcgggccccGGGTTGGCTTTTATTAACTTTTTGGGGAaaaatgtaaagatcatagctttatctaatGTAATTGACTTCCCTTGCAttttttgatgatattaagtcggttttggttagatttgagccgtgtggaggtgaattgtaggggaaaagctattttcaagAGTTGAATTGGCCTtgttgaggtaaatatcttgcctaactttgtgcggGGAAACTACCCCCTTAAGATTGGTATTGAATAATTCATTTGTgcaatgtgaaagccgtgtacgcaaggtgacgagtggataCACGGGCTGTATATGGTATTGGACCgttttaggctacttagactctttccatgctttaattgaaatgtcatatcatgttcttaattctcatagtcaatctattcttacttgtgttagtctatccttacatgccttaaatgacttgtttaatacttgttctacatcctacttgataaattgctctcatgctttagttgaacttgttgcctcttttattgttacatgttgtctctttcattgttgattatcattatttgaagtcattgttacaagttatctctttcattgctaTAATTCATATTTGAagtcatgttatctcttccattgtgagttatttgtatttagtttcgtggttacacattatcattttcattgttgagttattggtgttgaagttgtgaaagccgtATCGCATTGAGGCGAAGTttttaattgttgagatatctttcttattgaaaattttacattcattgttattgttgatattcttatacatgttgtggtggagccatgggatattattgtggaaatattgatattgttgattgttggcaagttatgacatataggcacttgtggtgcgaattgttattgtgatgtgatagtGACTCCCATGCGGAGATATAAGGATAAGGGTTAATGTGCATAcagcggtataaggtgggacttatgtgtgtgATGCTTGTAAGGAAATTACGTGAAGCCACAcggcatcataaggtgggctaaagtgcataTAGCtattttcggaaaaaatattttctaaacctacttaaatgtaaggctcatgcggtcagtataaggaaagattgtgattgtgattgtgaattgtgaatacgaggcgttacctcagttgtgattcttaatatatacacgaggcggtacctcggttgtgatccTTATTTttcacgaggcggtacctcgttgtgattcttgttgtttatctcatgatGCAAAGAGTTTTGATGGGAACATTTCTTGTTGTATTGTTCTTCCTCGTTCTATCAGTTGTTGTCCGTATACGCTCATTGTTGTTCTCTTTAATTGCATCCTTTATGTTATTTCCATGCTTAAAATTCCGGAATTAGTTCATGCTATTAACTTATTTCGTATTTGTTATTTCTCCCCCTTCCATTATTTATTGTTCTTATGTTTCCATATTGTTTATCTACATCCTAATAGGTTTCTTGACCTGGttttgtcactactctaccgaggttaggcttgatacttagtgggtaccgttgtggtgtacatatactatgcttctgcacaacCTTTTGTTTAGATCGAGGTACGTCTGCTCGTAACGGACGTTAGTGATCGAGTGTTAGCTGCTTTCCGGAGACTTTAAGTTATATCTGCTCGGCGTCCGCGGGCCTCAGAGTCATATTCCTTTATCTTTACATCCGattgtattttcattcagacagtgatATAGTTGACATTTTAgcttactctgtagagcttatgacttagttccaccggttttgggaagTGTATTGTTGAGATTCTATGTCAGGAGATTATACGAGTTTATCAGTCTTGCTTTAGTATTTCTGttagttatttctgttaatttattattgaatattaggtttacctagtcttagagactatgtgccatcatgacatcatgtagagggaaattagggtcgtgagaGGTAGATCcgtaggacttagactaggtttagGGAATTAAATATCTCTATTCTACTTAGTTAGTGCTTAAAGGTTTGTGCCTTACTCTATGTCTTGTTTAAAGTCTATTGtttgaaagaaaataatatatatacttttgCAAAGAGGATATAGGTTAATTTTGTAAAATCCCTTTAAAATGTTTACATCTACATGATTAAAAAGATTTTGAAATGTATTTATAATGCTGATATTTACAAGATTTGAGAAAGGTTTTGTAAATACCTTTGTAACGTTTGCATCCATAGGATTTTTTAAAAGATGTTAAAATGTGGATATCTTTATCTTTGAAATAATATGGTCATTTGTATAACTCTAGTAGAGTAAATGCTATTAGAAATGGGTCTTAGGTATACCTTACAGATTTGATTTCAAAATTTTCGTATCCATGTTTAAAAGAAAGCTCGTCAAAGTAATCCTTGATTGCGATTGTGTTTTCATTTTTTGTTTTAAGAAGACTGACTTTGAAATCATTTTTCGATTCCGCTTTTAAGAAAAGGAGATTTTCTTACTTTTCAAATCttttttaaattcaaataattccaTTAAAATGGTTAGCATGAATGAAAACTATATAGCAAAAATGAATGACTACGCATATTGAAATGATTTAACCAATACACGGTAAATAGTGATTTTCCCTTTAATTCCCTATGGTCTTTAGTTTGCCTAGGTTCCTAAGATGATTCAAAGATAATAAGAGCATTTAGTCATCATCGTTAGtatgatacatacatataaaCAAATGAAAGATCATATTTAAAAGCGATAAAAGAGGAAGGAGGCTGGATGCATAGTTTGGGCCTGAAAGAAATGCTCCATCAGACTTTGAACAGCAACAACATGCTCCAATGACTTGGACTCTAGGCTAGAACTTGGGCCTGAATTCTTGAGAAGTCAACAGGCCAAGTTCGATAACATATGCAAAAGAAAAGAGAGACATTAGTGATGAGGCCCAATTTAACATTTAAATGCAATTAATAGCATAATAAGGCCAATATGAGGCCCAGTGACACTGTAAAAAATGTTGTAATTAAAGATGTAGTAAAGATGTAGTAAAGGCAATGTAAGGCCCAATAGACTGAACAAAATAATGACCACAGTGAAGCCTTCTTTTTTGATTTAGCATTAATCCTAAAGGGATTAATAAGTGTCAATGATTAAGAGCTTAAGAAAAAATCTCATTCATGGATAAGACACCCTCTAGATCCCTGGcacttcaaagttcacaagggtcttAGGGACCCCGAGCAATGCTTTTGTCTGGGAGGGAATTTCAACCACAAACTAGATCCTACTCCTAAATGCCCTTTACCACTCACACCCACTCTTTCCTATAGGTTTAGTTGTCGATGAGGCATTTATTGTGACAACTAGCAGTAAACACACAAATTCAAGTATACATAATTTTCATAGAAGTTGTATAGAACACCATTGTAAGTATAAAATACCAGATTACATTGTTGAGGTCACAATCCAAACAAAGAGTGTAAGTCACTATCAATACTTTCAATATGCATAAGAATATATAAAGGGATCAACCACAGATGTAAGCAGGGAGAGGCAAACACCAGTAGACTAGTTTAGAAGTCCAAATATTAAATCAGGTGATTTAAGGGGTAGAGAAGATATACACATCAACCTTATTGATTCTATTGACAAGTTCAAACTTGCAGGAGTTCTTAATTGAATTCACAATACTTTAATAGCTATCAGACTATGTTCAGATTTATCAGAGGTTCACACCCATGCTTATTAAGAGTCAAGACATTCATGTCAACACTGTATAGTATTCAAACAGGGAAGTAGACACTAGTGAGTTTCTCTTAAGTTCATAGGTGAATCACAGTCAACTTATATCCCAAATTCTATGTTGTTAATCCTTTCAAGGTTCAACTTTCTTTTTATGAGGTGATAAAGTTCTAAGAGAGAGATATGAGAGCACATGCATGAGTATCCTTCACATGAAAGACAAGTAGGAAGTCTTGTTAAAAATAAATGAGTGCAGAAAGTTAAGGAGGATACTCAGATACATGAAAGGTATGTTTTTAAAGGATTGCAAGACAACAAATCGTGGCAGAGGATCATATGATATAGAATTAGACTAGTAGGTTTATCACATAAGTTCAGAAACATGGAAATTTCACATATAGTGAGTAGGCATGGTTCTAATAGCAGGATAATCAATCTAGGCAGACAGGATAACTATGATAGCATGGGCATGATAAAGTTTCAGTTCTGACTTGTTAATAGCATAGCATAACCAATCCAAGAGATGGTATAACAGAAAACGCTTAAGGATAATCAAGGGCATAGTCAAAGCTAGGTTAAGAATAGCTGACAGAATACATATAAAGTTAACTGCATAAACTTATTAGGACTTAGGTCAATAGCTGACAGAATACATATAAAGTTAACTGTAGAAACTCATTAGGACTTAGGTCAATCACTTCAAGACACATTTATACAGTGGAACTCACAAGTGTGGCTAGACAAACACACAAACATGAAGGTTAATAGAAGCCCTTCCAATGATGTTTTGAGGAGTTACAAAATCACATAAATTATTTGAAGAGAGCAGGTAACTCAACAACTAAGTACAATGACAGGCTAATATTGGACCTTTAAGCATTCACAATTACCATAGTCTTCACATTATCAAAAACCAATAATCCAAATTCATGATATAAATCAACATGTACCAATTCTAATCAATGTGAGACTGGTGAAGCATGCATAAAGATCATAGCAAGACATCAGAAAGGCTAAGATTAGAATATATACAGAGAATTAATAAGCTTCTTTGGTTAACTACAGAAATTCAACAACACAAAGACTGTTCAATTTAGAGAAGCATTCATCAAGTTTACAAAGATAGTCGATTAGCATTGCTTTAACTTTAAATTATTAGAGAGACAATTAGTTTACAGAATGAGGATAACATACAATATTAAGGCATAATTATCAATTATAAACTGATAGCATATATCATAGGCAAAGATAATCGGTAGAGAATAACATGGCAAATATGATTTCACCTTAAACAATTAAAGAGAGGGAGGGTCGATATACACTGACCTTCCTTTGACCAGCAAACCAAACAAAGATTTCGTTTAGCCGTTTGGGAACCAAAATATAAAACTTCAAACAGTAAATGAACTCGGATCcggaaagaagagaaaaaaaaaagagaactcAGTTAAAAGCCTAAGCTTTCAATTGTGTGTGTTGATGTATGTTCGTGTTAGGTTGTCTattaggtgagagcattgaaggCTCTATTTATATTGTCATTCAATGACTAGGTATACCATATTTGAAATGGTGAGTGGAAGGTGACAATTATTAGATGATGAAAGCAAAGAGAATGACAATCATAGAAGACAGAGAGGAAATCATCGAAGGATTTTACCTGGGCACGAGGAATGACCGTGGAATGATATAACTCATCGGACAAAACCTCAATGTCCAAaggtcactgcgtttgacctctggACACGAATAATGATGCTGGTGCTGAAGAAAAACGTCAATGCATGCCATGGATTTAAAAACACGAAGGAAGAAACTGGCGATTCTTCAGTAACATATTTTGGGTCTAGGGTTTGATTTGGATTTTTTTAATTCTATCAGGGAAATGGAAAAGAAACAGCAGGATTCGCGGATTATAGCGACATATAGGCATTTCAGGTTTCAATTGAgatgaccttgcacaaatttgtgcaaggttttgaGATTGATGGGTTAGGGTAGGGGAGAGAGTAGAGAGCAAAATGGGAAAGGGGTTGGCTAGTAACGAGGGAAATGAATTAGGGTTAGTGGGTATCTCTAGGGTTAAGGGTGAGAGATGGAACGGGAGCGCCATTGGATCTTTTGATGAATGGCTATGATTATTTAGAGAATTAAAATTAGCAAAAAGGTTTAATGAGAAAAAATAGAACGGATTCTTGTAATCCAATGGTTGAGATAAAATATGGTACAAGTTTTAAAATAATAAGAAAAGCAAGAATAAACTTGGTTCATTGATGGTATGGATCGACAATCAGGATTgagtgtgtttgttttgtgagtgagtGGGACGGGTGACATGGCATGATTTGGTTGGCTTAGAGAGGAGTTCATGAATTTCCGACATGGACGGTGTATTGTCGTTTGGACTGGTTCATGTGCAAGATTGGGCCAATTCTTTGGGTTGATTTTTGTCTTATTAAATAGCCAAATTGTATTTAATTGTGCAATTGCAATTATAACCATTTAGTCTTTAAatcctttaaaattaatttaattgaacttaattaatcataattaaatataataaaaatataatcatcaaatactctataaattactgtaattaatttattaaaatactTTATTTATCAAATTATGACAATAATTTCGGATTATTTGAAATAGCAGGCTAGTTAATTAAAAATTAAGGATTAacttgttaaattaattataaacgtGTGTATCAAATATAAAGGTTACTTTAATAGTCTGAAAATTATTAAAGGTAATATATTTGACAATTATGTAATACCAAATTATTAATTTCAACTAATTTTctactatatttatatataaaaataggtATTAATGATTAGAAAATATTGTCAATCATTATTGCAAAttaattaagtataaataaattaaatctaaaagggagggtcaaaattggtcgtcaacagctgcccctctttgaacggagatgatgaaagagttttcgggaaAAGAAATCAAACCAAGACCAATTTGTTCCGGCTTTAGGCATATATTGCAGGAACGATATATGGTTTTGAAAAAGATTATGAATTGTAGGACTAAAAAAGAGTTAAGGAAGGTTTCAAGGGAATTTTGGGAAAATTGgggccgaattctggctttgaatcgcctacatacctcgggcttaacgaggatcagaACTCATGTAGTTCTGGAATTATGATTTGGATAAGGTGATGCTTGCAAGAATTGCCCCAATATCGTATTACGGCGATACTAAAAGACGAAAAGATTTTAGCACCTAGAGTGACATCGGATGGCAGCTTGATTATGAGGCTTGAAAGGTTCTATGATTTAGAGTTCTACTGATCGTATTTGAGTTTGAGTTTGGATCCTTGGCCCGCTTATGAGTTTGTTGTCCCTCATAGCATTGTAGCCTGGTTTGCTGCTTAGAAGAAGTTCCACGTCACGATGTTTGATCCTGCAAATGCCAAGtacacacatacccatatatcGCAATGCAAAAGTATTGGGATACTATCAAATCTGGCACTAGTGACACTTCTGCATGTAACGGATACTATcactttccatggtcatccaaaagtattCGACTCTTAAAATCTGGCACTAGTGACACTTCTGCATATAACGGATACTATcactttccatggtcatccaaaagtattCGACTCTTAAAATCTTCTTGGACAAAGTGAAACTATTCATGTGATGTCTGCATGttcctgcatgtatttcttctAGTAATCTGGTTGCTTTAGCGACATCTACACACCTTAACAAACCCAAGTCCGGGGTTCTCCTCTACCAGACATCCCCTTTAAGGAAAAAGTGATTTGCTAGCCTTTTGAGCGCTCGCCTATGACCTTTGGTGGCATTCTCTGGATACACTCATGTTTCAAGGAACCTTTTGATGTCGTAGTACCATGGCTTACCATCTGGCTCTTCTTCTAATGCTGGATCATGGATGATAGGGTTGCAAGAGCGTCGACAAACTCATTCTAGATTCTGGGAACATGTCTGAATTCGATATTGATGAATTTCTGGCACAACTCTTTCATGCAATGCTAGTACGGAAGGACCTTGactattacaccccatgttttcgtacgtaaaagtacatcgtaagtcaGTTGATGTATGCTCGAAAATTAGATcatctttaaaagtacataaattaagttaatcgagttaccttggaggttacaaatatttaagatcatgaactgcaAGCACCAAGAGgattggaaggtttagaagctaaacgaatcaaagaaaatatatttcatcaaaagtcggcaagttgggaatgttataacccgtagTTTTGGGATGAAACTAGGGTGCTCAACATAATAAGGAGGtgattttatgagttattttagtcgtattttAGTCGTGTGTTAAGTTTTGAAATCAAATGAGTTataaaacaaaagtcgacaaaagttatcGCAAATTACGTtcataatttaatttaaatttaGGTCTAATGTTTCTGAGCTTTTCTCTCAATGTACTTGAGTTACGGGGTGATCCACCcacaaaattgaagatctatgagtctaatttccaatgcattaaaccctTCATCGATACAACGTCGAAATGGAGAGATATTCACATTGTTGCAA of Nicotiana tomentosiformis chromosome 7, ASM39032v3, whole genome shotgun sequence contains these proteins:
- the LOC138895833 gene encoding uncharacterized protein; the protein is MDVSEPSQVLACVVSRSSLYGCFREDQYDDPRMIVLKDMIQHGDAKEVSIGDDGVLQMQGQLCVTNVDRLREFILEEAHSLRYSIHSGVVKMYQGLRQHYWWRRMKKDMVEYVARYLNC